From Haloarcula sp. CBA1127, a single genomic window includes:
- the cdd gene encoding cytidine deaminase: MEDLLDAARDAIDEAYAPYSEYTVGAALETSDGTVYTGCNIENANYSNSLHAEEVAIGAAVSDGHQSFERVAVTSGKRDGVTPCGMCRQTFSEFCDESFEIITDGDEPTVYELGELLPTTITSDHLDK; encoded by the coding sequence ATGGAGGACCTCCTCGACGCAGCGAGAGACGCCATCGACGAGGCGTACGCGCCATACTCGGAGTACACCGTTGGCGCGGCGCTGGAAACGAGCGACGGTACCGTCTACACCGGCTGTAACATCGAGAACGCCAACTACAGCAACAGCTTGCACGCCGAAGAAGTGGCCATTGGTGCGGCTGTCAGCGACGGGCACCAGTCGTTCGAACGCGTCGCTGTCACCTCTGGCAAGCGCGACGGCGTCACTCCCTGTGGGATGTGCCGACAGACGTTCAGCGAGTTCTGTGACGAGTCGTTCGAAATCATCACCGACGGCGACGAGCCGACGGTGTACGAGCTCGGGGAGCTCCTGCCGACGACAATCACCAGCGACCATCTCGACAAATGA
- a CDS encoding phosphopentomutase/phosphoglucosamine mutase: protein MELFGTAGIRGDVVSKVTPDLALRVGQATGRDGETFVLGYDGRVTSPALADAMAAGLQSAGARVVRIGRVPTPTLAYASQGRHGVMITASHNPPTDNGIKLFADGTEYGDNDETRIEGRIEDGSTPTAWNGWGDTESVDYLDEYRGAVADYAESLGGDPSGLTVAVDCGNGMASVATPQVLRELGADVLATEANVDGTFPGRESKPTPETLADFREFVAESDADFGFGHDGDADRIVVVDADGDVIHEDTILAMLAEHYTRAADVSDPVVVTTPNASGRIDERVEAAGGRVERIHLGSLHVGIADVRAGATDETEVVFAAEPWKHIHTAFGGWIDGVASAAVLTRLFAGESVGDRRAVISERPYEKVSVECPDDAKAETMERLESDLPDAFPEADVSTEYGVRLSFDDGSWTLVRPSGTEPYVRVYAESDDIDALVADTTQAVRDAVAAVSAADA, encoded by the coding sequence ATGGAACTGTTCGGGACCGCGGGAATCCGCGGTGATGTCGTATCGAAGGTGACGCCGGACCTTGCACTGCGAGTTGGACAGGCGACTGGCCGAGACGGCGAGACGTTCGTGCTGGGGTACGACGGGCGTGTAACGTCGCCAGCGCTCGCTGATGCGATGGCTGCGGGACTACAAAGCGCTGGCGCGCGTGTCGTCAGAATCGGCCGCGTACCGACGCCGACGCTGGCATACGCCTCGCAGGGCCGCCACGGCGTGATGATTACCGCGAGCCACAACCCACCGACCGACAACGGCATCAAGCTGTTTGCGGACGGCACCGAGTACGGCGATAACGACGAGACGCGCATCGAAGGCCGAATCGAGGACGGCTCGACACCGACGGCCTGGAACGGCTGGGGCGACACGGAGTCGGTTGACTACCTCGACGAGTATCGAGGCGCTGTCGCCGACTACGCCGAGTCGCTCGGTGGCGACCCGTCGGGGCTGACAGTCGCCGTTGACTGCGGGAACGGGATGGCCAGCGTGGCGACGCCACAGGTCCTCCGGGAACTGGGTGCCGACGTACTCGCGACGGAGGCGAACGTCGACGGGACCTTCCCCGGCCGCGAGAGCAAGCCGACGCCGGAGACACTGGCCGATTTCCGCGAGTTCGTCGCCGAATCTGACGCCGACTTCGGGTTCGGCCACGACGGCGACGCCGACCGCATCGTCGTCGTCGACGCCGACGGCGATGTCATCCACGAGGATACGATACTCGCGATGCTGGCCGAACACTACACGCGTGCCGCGGACGTTTCGGACCCCGTGGTCGTAACGACGCCTAACGCCTCCGGTCGCATCGACGAACGGGTCGAGGCCGCGGGCGGCCGCGTCGAACGCATCCACCTTGGCTCGCTCCACGTCGGAATCGCCGATGTTCGGGCGGGCGCGACCGACGAAACCGAGGTTGTCTTCGCCGCAGAACCATGGAAACACATCCACACCGCCTTCGGCGGCTGGATCGACGGCGTTGCCAGCGCGGCCGTGCTGACGCGCCTGTTTGCCGGGGAGAGCGTGGGCGACAGGCGGGCCGTCATCTCCGAGCGACCCTACGAAAAGGTGAGTGTGGAGTGCCCCGACGACGCCAAAGCCGAGACGATGGAGCGACTGGAATCCGACCTGCCGGACGCGTTCCCCGAGGCCGACGTCTCGACGGAGTACGGCGTCCGGCTCTCCTTCGATGACGGGTCGTGGACGCTCGTCCGGCCGAGTGGCACCGAGCCGTACGTCCGGGTGTACGCAGAGAGCGACGATATCGACGCGCTGGTCGCCGACACCACACAGGCGGTCCGCGACGCCGTCGCGGCCGTCAGTGCCGCCGACGCCTGA
- a CDS encoding nucleoside phosphorylase, producing the protein MTSDSEDPNDDVQYHLEVGADDVADSVLLPGNPERVEKVVDYWDDHDIVAEHREYRTATGNHDGTPISVTSTGIGGPSAAIALEELARVGADSFIRVGSCGAIQEEASIGDLVITTGAVRQEGTSKEYVREDYPASADHRIVSALIAAAEELGYDYHLGVTCSTDSFYAGQSRPGFEDFEASGSDERIAALQEAGVLNFEMEAATILTLANLYGLRAGAVCTVYANRVTGEFRTEGERKAAKCASLAVSYLAEMDAAVEEADADGWHAGLSIDR; encoded by the coding sequence ATGACAAGCGATAGTGAAGACCCGAATGACGACGTACAGTACCATCTGGAAGTAGGCGCGGACGACGTGGCCGACAGCGTTCTGCTGCCGGGGAATCCAGAGCGTGTGGAAAAGGTCGTCGACTACTGGGACGACCACGACATCGTGGCCGAACACCGCGAGTACCGCACGGCAACGGGCAATCACGACGGCACGCCAATCTCCGTGACCTCGACCGGTATCGGCGGTCCATCGGCCGCTATCGCGCTCGAAGAACTGGCCCGCGTCGGCGCTGACTCCTTTATTCGGGTCGGCTCCTGTGGCGCAATTCAGGAGGAAGCCAGCATCGGCGACCTCGTCATCACGACCGGCGCGGTGCGACAGGAGGGGACCAGCAAGGAGTACGTCCGCGAGGATTACCCCGCCAGCGCCGACCATCGGATCGTTTCGGCGCTCATCGCCGCCGCCGAGGAACTCGGCTACGACTACCACCTCGGCGTCACCTGCTCGACCGATAGTTTCTACGCCGGGCAGTCACGCCCCGGATTCGAGGACTTCGAGGCCAGCGGCAGCGACGAACGCATCGCGGCCCTTCAGGAAGCCGGCGTCCTCAACTTCGAGATGGAGGCCGCCACAATCCTCACGCTCGCGAACCTGTACGGCCTGCGGGCCGGCGCTGTCTGTACGGTGTACGCCAACCGCGTTACCGGCGAGTTCCGCACCGAAGGAGAGCGCAAAGCGGCCAAATGTGCCAGCCTCGCCGTTTCGTATCTGGCGGAGATGGACGCGGCTGTCGAGGAAGCCGACGCCGACGGGTGGCACGCTGGCCTGTCTATCGACCGCTAG
- a CDS encoding Rrf2 family transcriptional regulator, translating to MSSIELTPSQKNILQELVNLYRESESAVKGEDIAEKVDRNPGTIRNQMQSLKALQLVEGVPGPKGGYKPTANAYDALQIQDMDQAAEVPLRHNGELVEHSNVEEIDLTSVHHPEECRAEIQLQGTMSEFHEGDSVTVGPTPLSKLQIIGTLEGKDDTNNKLILAIDDMRAPAGEPEH from the coding sequence ATGTCATCTATCGAACTGACACCCAGTCAAAAGAACATTCTGCAGGAACTGGTAAATCTCTATCGGGAAAGTGAAAGCGCTGTCAAAGGCGAGGACATTGCCGAGAAAGTCGACCGGAACCCCGGCACGATTCGAAACCAGATGCAGAGCCTCAAAGCCCTGCAGCTAGTCGAGGGCGTCCCCGGCCCCAAAGGCGGGTACAAGCCCACCGCCAACGCCTACGACGCGCTCCAGATTCAGGACATGGACCAGGCCGCGGAAGTCCCACTGCGACACAACGGCGAGCTTGTCGAACACTCGAACGTCGAGGAGATCGACCTGACCAGCGTCCACCACCCCGAAGAGTGCCGCGCGGAGATTCAGTTGCAGGGCACGATGTCCGAATTCCACGAGGGCGACTCGGTGACAGTCGGACCGACACCGCTGTCAAAGCTCCAGATTATCGGGACCCTCGAAGGCAAGGACGACACCAACAACAAGCTCATCCTCGCTATCGACGATATGCGGGCACCGGCGGGCGAGCCGGAACACTAG
- a CDS encoding NAD(P)/FAD-dependent oxidoreductase, with the protein MTENVVVLGSGYAGAGAIKSFEDELDGQTDVDVTWISETDYHLVLHESHRCIRDPSVQENIAIPVHEIKQPSTNFIQDEVVGIDTDAQEVDLADSDTVEYDYLLVGLGSQTAFFGIEGLKEYALTLKSLDDALEIHDKVQQAAREASTNDPAQVVIGGAGLSGIQTAGEVAEFRDEHNAPIDIHLVEGLDQVLPNSDPELQGALRKRLEAADVNIKCGEFIGEVDEETVYIGDEDELDYDVLVWTGGITGRDCMQEVDLDKDERNHRVHAEGSFQTDDEHVFAIGDSALIDQPGDQPAPPTAQAAWQAAEVAGENLARAVRGQPLKTWTHKDKGTVVSVGEKAVAHDVVNMPIETFGGMPAKLLKKAIAARWINDMTGVGRAAKAWPDM; encoded by the coding sequence ATGACAGAGAACGTAGTGGTGCTCGGTTCGGGGTATGCCGGCGCGGGGGCAATAAAGAGTTTCGAGGACGAGTTAGATGGCCAGACTGACGTTGATGTCACCTGGATCTCTGAGACGGACTATCATCTGGTCTTGCACGAGTCCCACCGTTGCATCCGGGACCCGAGCGTGCAGGAGAATATCGCCATCCCCGTCCACGAAATCAAGCAGCCCTCGACCAACTTCATTCAGGACGAGGTTGTTGGTATCGACACCGACGCCCAAGAGGTGGACCTTGCGGACTCCGACACCGTCGAGTACGACTACCTGCTCGTTGGGCTGGGCTCCCAGACCGCCTTCTTCGGCATTGAGGGCCTCAAAGAGTACGCCCTGACGCTCAAGAGTCTCGACGACGCGCTTGAAATCCACGACAAGGTTCAGCAAGCGGCCCGCGAAGCCTCCACAAACGACCCCGCACAGGTCGTCATCGGCGGCGCTGGCCTCTCCGGCATTCAGACCGCCGGCGAGGTCGCCGAGTTCCGCGACGAACACAACGCACCTATCGACATCCATCTCGTCGAAGGTCTCGACCAGGTCCTGCCCAACAGCGACCCGGAACTCCAGGGCGCCCTGCGCAAGCGACTGGAGGCCGCCGACGTGAACATCAAATGCGGCGAGTTCATCGGCGAAGTCGACGAAGAGACGGTCTACATCGGCGACGAGGACGAACTGGACTACGACGTGCTGGTCTGGACGGGCGGCATCACCGGCCGCGATTGCATGCAAGAGGTCGATCTGGACAAGGACGAGCGCAACCACCGCGTCCACGCAGAAGGGAGCTTCCAGACCGATGACGAACACGTCTTCGCAATCGGCGACTCGGCGCTGATTGACCAGCCGGGCGACCAGCCCGCCCCGCCGACCGCCCAAGCCGCCTGGCAGGCCGCCGAAGTCGCCGGCGAAAACCTCGCTCGCGCCGTGCGAGGCCAGCCACTGAAGACCTGGACCCACAAGGACAAGGGCACGGTCGTTTCGGTCGGCGAGAAAGCCGTCGCCCACGACGTGGTGAATATGCCTATCGAGACGTTCGGCGGGATGCCCGCAAAACTGCTGAAGAAAGCGATTGCCGCCCGCTGGATTAACGATATGACCGGTGTCGGTCGGGCCGCCAAGGCCTGGCCCGACATGTAG